GGAGCGACTGTGGCCGAGCTTCCAGTCCCCGGCCCCGTAGACGTTTCGATCCACGCCCCCGTGAGGGAGCGACTGGACCTGTCGTCGAAAACCATTCGTTTCGGCGTGTTTCGATCCACGCCCCCGTGAAGGAGCGACTCTCACAGCCCTAACATATTGCTGCGGCGTGATAAAATTGGCCAGTTGCGCGAACCGGACCGTCCGGAGAGCCCTACTCTTCCGAAGCCGCGCAGCCCGACCCGGAAAACGTGATTGGGAAGAGTGGTTTGGCAGCAGCGCGAACCACCCGGGCGCGGCATGTGCGCTTCAGGTTCGCGCAGACCCGACCGGGCGCCCCACAAATGGCATCGCCGGCAGGACGAGGGGCTCGTCCTCGCCGCCTCGCCCTACGCCTCCCTTGCCCCCAGCGCCGCATGCAGCGACACCCGCGTCCAGGGCGTGATGCGCGCCTGGAAGGCGGTGTAGCTGTCCGCCACCTTGCGGGCCATCGGGCTGCGGGTGCCAAGATCGCGCACGAGGTCGCCGGCGTGGCGGCGGGCGAGCGCCAGCATGTCGGCCGGGAAGCCGCGCAGCTTGACGCCGTGGCTCGTCACCATCAGCGCCAGCGCCTCCATGTTGAGCCGCTCGATCTCGGCCAGCGCCACCGTCAGCTCGGCGAGGCAGGCGGCCTCGACCACCGCCTTGAGCTCGGGCTCGAGCCCGTCCCAGAGCGTCCTGTTGACCAGGAATTCGCTGGAACCGTTCGGCTTGTTGAAACCCGGCGTGTAATAGAACGGCGCGATGCGCCACAGCCCCAGCTGGAGATCGGCGCCGGGCGAGGTGAACTCGGCGGCATCGACCACACCGCGCTCCAGCGCCGGATAGATATCGGCCGGCGGCACGGCCAGCGCGGTCGCACCGAGCCGCTGGAACAGTTCGGCGCCCAAGCCCACCATACGGATCTTGAGGCCCTTGACGTCCTCGGCCGAGTGCAGCTCGCGGCGGAACCAGCCGCCCATCGACACCCCGGTATTGCCACCCATCAGCGGCTTGAAGCCGAAGCGCCGGGAGGTCTCGTCCCAGAGCTCCTGGCCGCCGCCCTGCAGGATCCAGGCAGCATGTTCGGGCGGCGTGAAGCCGAAGGGAATGGCGGTGAAGAAGGCCGAGGCCGGCTCGCGGCCAATGCCGAAGAACGAGGCGGTATGGCCGAGCTCGACGGTGGCATTGCCGACCGCCTCCTGCACCGCGAAGGCCGGCACCAGCTCGCCCGCCGCGAAGACCTGAACCTCGATGCGGCCAGCCGACAGGGTGGCGATGCGCTCGGCGATGCGCTGGGCGGAGAAGCCGGGGCCGGGCAGGTTTTTCGGCCAGGAGGTCACCATGCGCCAGCGCCGCGCGGCTTGCGCGCGCGCTGGCGTTGGTGCGGCGATCAGCCCGGCGGCGGCGGCAAGGGTCAGGCGGCGGTCGACGGTCATCGGATCACCACCAGGCGTGGAAATGATGGGTTGGACCATGGCCATGGCCAACCTCGAGGCGGTCGGCCGCGGCGATCGCCTTGGTGACGAAATCCTTGGCCTCGGCCACGGCATGGCCGAGTTCGAGACCCTTGGCGAGGCCGGCGGCGATCGCCGACGACAGCGTGCAGCCGGTGCCGTGGCTGTTCTTGGTGACGATCCGCGGCGCTTCCAGCCGCGCCACCCGGTCGGGCAGCACCAGGAGATCGACACTGGTCGGCCCGGTGCCGTGGCCGCCCTTCATCAGCACGGCGCGCGCGCCGCGGGCGATCAGCATCCGGCCTTGCGCCAGCATGTCGTCCTCGCCCATGGCGACCGGCTGGTCGAGCAGGGCGGCCGCCTCCAGGAGATTGGGCGTGATCAGCATGACCTCGGGGATCAGCACGGTGCTCAGCGCGCTGATCGCCTGGGGGTTG
This portion of the Phreatobacter stygius genome encodes:
- a CDS encoding TRAP transporter substrate-binding protein; translated protein: MTVDRRLTLAAAAGLIAAPTPARAQAARRWRMVTSWPKNLPGPGFSAQRIAERIATLSAGRIEVQVFAAGELVPAFAVQEAVGNATVELGHTASFFGIGREPASAFFTAIPFGFTPPEHAAWILQGGGQELWDETSRRFGFKPLMGGNTGVSMGGWFRRELHSAEDVKGLKIRMVGLGAELFQRLGATALAVPPADIYPALERGVVDAAEFTSPGADLQLGLWRIAPFYYTPGFNKPNGSSEFLVNRTLWDGLEPELKAVVEAACLAELTVALAEIERLNMEALALMVTSHGVKLRGFPADMLALARRHAGDLVRDLGTRSPMARKVADSYTAFQARITPWTRVSLHAALGAREA
- the thiD gene encoding bifunctional hydroxymethylpyrimidine kinase/phosphomethylpyrimidine kinase; amino-acid sequence: MTAIAVTIAGSDSGGSAGIQADLKTFSALGVYGASVITALTAQNTMGVQGIFDVPADFIAAQIDSVFSDLAVRAVKIGMLSQPQVIETVAAGLKRHNAVNVVLDPVMVAASGHRLLNPQAISALSTVLIPEVMLITPNLLEAAALLDQPVAMGEDDMLAQGRMLIARGARAVLMKGGHGTGPTSVDLLVLPDRVARLEAPRIVTKNSHGTGCTLSSAIAAGLAKGLELGHAVAEAKDFVTKAIAAADRLEVGHGHGPTHHFHAWW